The Methanothermobacter thermautotrophicus genome contains the following window.
GGAGGAAACCGAGATCTGGAGTGGAGGCTACCCCTTCCCAGCAGAGAAGGTTAAGGGTACGCTGCCAAGGATACTCTGTCCCTACTGCTACAATGTCATGAAGGAGGATTAGGATGGTATCCCTTACAAAGAGGTGTATCGCTGAGTTTATAGGCACATTTTTTTTGGTGTTCTTCGGTGCCGGATCAGCCGCCATAACCCTGATGATAGCATCTGGGGGCACAGCTCCAAACCCATTTAACATTGGTATAGGTCTCCTGGGTGGCCTTGGCGACTGGGTTGCCATAGGTCTCGCATTCGGTTTTGCAATAGCGGCAAGCATATACGCACTGGGAAACATTTCTGGGTGCCATATAAACCCTGCTGTGACAATAGGGCTCTGGTCTGTTAAGAAGTTTCCTGGACGGGACGTTGTACCCTATATCATTGCACAGCTCCTAGGGGCAGCCTTCGGGAGTTTCATATTCCTCCAGTGTGCGGGTATAACTGCAGCCACCATAGGTGGACTGGGGGCCACAGCACCCTTCCCGGGGATCGGCTACTGGCAGGCAATGCTTGCAGAGGCTGTTGGGACATTCCTTCTTATGATCACGGCCATGGGTATAGCCGTCGATGAGAGGGCCCCGAAGGGATTTGCTGGGATCGTAATCGGCCTCACAGTTGCAGGTATCATTACCACATTGGGTAACATAAGCGGAAGCTCACTGAACCCTGCACGTACCTTTGGCCCATACCTCAACGACATGATCTTCGCTGGCACCAACCTCTGGAACTACTTCCCGATCTACGTCATAGGACCTGTTGTGGGAGCTGTCCTTGCAGCCCTCACCTACCAGTACCTCACATCTGAATAGAATTCAGATATTTAATTTAATTTTTTTGAGGTTCTTTTTTGTTTCAGATATTTTGTTCTTTAGAGGTTCTTCTTCATTGTTTCAAGCTGTTCACTTCTTCCCTTAAGGTTAGTTGACAGGAGAAAGATTGAGACTGCGACTGCAACCAGGAAGAGGAATGAGAACCTGTAACCCATTATCCCTCCCCCCATGGATCCTATTATACCCCCGATCAGCGCGCCCCCAACAAGCTGCCCGGCACTGGATACTATGTTTATGAGGGCCTGTCCAGAGGCCCTTTTTTCTGGGGGAGTTTCCGATAGCATTATGTACCTGAGGGGGGACCCTATAACGGTTATGAGTCCAAGGGCCATGAGTATCTCAGCCAGTATGAAGAGGGGGGCGGTTGATGAGAGCAGGGCCATGATGATGCACCCGGCCATGAGGATAATGCTCCCTGAGACCATCACAGTCCTTGAACCAACCCTGTCAAGCAGAACACCGACCAGGGGAGCTGAGAGGGCCATTGTGGTTACAAATGGGAGGAGACTGAAGCTGGCCATTGACTCTGAGAGTGAAAGGGCGATGAGGGCGTAGCTGGGTATGAATACAATTGCGGACTGGGAGAGACCGTTACCAGCAGATATGGCGGTCGCAATCCGTACCTCACGGCTGCCCAGGAGGTCAACCTCTACAACAGGGTCATCTGCAGCCCTTTCAACCCGCCATAGAAGGGGTGTGAGTGCAGCTGCAATTATGAGAGGAAAAAGGACAATGGGCCTCATTAAACTCCCGGCGATGTCCGTGGTATTGATCTGGTTTATCCCGACTGCAAGGGATGCCACAGTGATTGCGAGAAGGATGGTACCCATGGCATCAAATTTCCCATCATCCCCTTTAACTGTAACTGGGAGTATAAGGAATCCAGTGACAACTATTATCGCTGCGATGGGGATGTTTATGAGGAAGAGCCACTGCCAGCCATAGGGGAGTATGAAACCAGCAAGGATTGGTCCCGCTATGGATGAGAAACCAAAGACGGATCCTATGATGCCCAGGGCCTTTCCACGGCTTTCAGGGGGGAATGTGTCCCCTATGAATGCACTTGCAACAGGGAATATTCCCCCTGCACCGAAGCCCTGTATGGACCTCCCAAGTATGAGGAGGGGGTATGATGGTGACATGGCAGTTATAACCGACCCTGCAGCAAACAGGAGGATGTCAAGTAT
Protein-coding sequences here:
- a CDS encoding DUF2180 family protein; translation: MKCYVCAEQGKDTDAVAICIVCGMGLCTEHAIREETEIWSGGYPFPAEKVKGTLPRILCPYCYNVMKED
- the aqpM gene encoding aquaporin AqpM is translated as MVSLTKRCIAEFIGTFFLVFFGAGSAAITLMIASGGTAPNPFNIGIGLLGGLGDWVAIGLAFGFAIAASIYALGNISGCHINPAVTIGLWSVKKFPGRDVVPYIIAQLLGAAFGSFIFLQCAGITAATIGGLGATAPFPGIGYWQAMLAEAVGTFLLMITAMGIAVDERAPKGFAGIVIGLTVAGIITTLGNISGSSLNPARTFGPYLNDMIFAGTNLWNYFPIYVIGPVVGAVLAALTYQYLTSE
- a CDS encoding MFS transporter — its product is MIETGHRNRILILLFIGVFMGALDIGIIGPALPAIEDYFRVDPRLASWTFISYILFFMLGTPLMAKLSDRYGRRDIYILDILLFAAGSVITAMSPSYPLLILGRSIQGFGAGGIFPVASAFIGDTFPPESRGKALGIIGSVFGFSSIAGPILAGFILPYGWQWLFLINIPIAAIIVVTGFLILPVTVKGDDGKFDAMGTILLAITVASLAVGINQINTTDIAGSLMRPIVLFPLIIAAALTPLLWRVERAADDPVVEVDLLGSREVRIATAISAGNGLSQSAIVFIPSYALIALSLSESMASFSLLPFVTTMALSAPLVGVLLDRVGSRTVMVSGSIILMAGCIIMALLSSTAPLFILAEILMALGLITVIGSPLRYIMLSETPPEKRASGQALINIVSSAGQLVGGALIGGIIGSMGGGIMGYRFSFLFLVAVAVSIFLLSTNLKGRSEQLETMKKNL